TGGCCGAGCGCCGTGCCGCCGCGGCCTCGTCTTGATCCCTCTAACACGCGCGCCCGCGACCGTCACTGCAGGTAGCCCAGGTCGTCGAGGCGCTCGCGCGTCGCTGCCGCCATCGACGTGTTCGTTTCCGATTTCGACTCTCCTTCAAAGGAACGCGGGCCCCGCTCCTCGTACAGTCGCTCGCACAGCCGATCCCGGACGTCTTCGCGTTCGGCCGCGAGATCGATCGTTTCGTCCGGATCCTCGTCGATCCGGTAGAGCTCATGCTTCCCGTCGCTCGCCTCGATCAGTTTCCATTCGTCGGTGCGGATGCTGCGAAGCGCCCGGTCGTAGCGGCGTGCGGAGGCGGGCAGCGTTCCCAGCGTTCGCTCGAGTGCCTCCATCGACGGCTGTGGCGTGAGATACTCGGCGATGACACGCTCGCGGGACGCACCATCCGATAGGATCCCCGTGGTCGAAACGGTTTCCGCTGTGGGTGTCGCTACACCGGCGAGGTCGAGGATCGTCGGATAGAGGTCGCGCAGTTCGACGAGATCGCTCACGGTCGTCCCGGCGTCGATGCGTTCGGGGTAGTGCATCACCAGCGGGACGTGCAACAGGCTGTCGTGGAGGCTGTACTGGTGGTCCATCAGCCCGTGATCGCCGATGTTCTCGCCGTGATCGCCGACGAGCACGAGTACGGTGTCCTCGAGCAGTTCGTGGTGGTTCAGTCGGTCGTAAAGTCGGCCGATCCGGTGGTCGAGGTAGTTGAGCTCCGCCTCGTACAGCGCCTCGAGCGTCTCGAACTCCCGATCGCTCATGTCGGTCAGCCCCGTGACGTAGGCCCACGCGTCCTGGTTTACGTCCGTGGCACGTTCCTCGGAGACGAACCGCTCGCGAAAGCGCCGCGGGGGATCGTATTGGAGGTGCGGTTCGAGATAATTGACGAACAGGAAAAACGGTCGGTCGGGCTCTCGTTGCTGTTCGAGCCAGCGCCCGATCCGGTAGTTCGTCATCCAGGCGCCGTCGTCGTACGCCCGCCGCAGAAAGCGCGTATAGAGGGCGTTGACGAGCGTTCGGTGCCCGCCTTCGGCGCGGAGTTCGCCGAGTACGGCCCGCGTTCGGTCGACGAACCCCGTCTCGGATTTCGAGATCGAGGCGAGGTCGGTCCCGCCCGCGAGGAGCTCCCAGCCGACGAGAAACTCCTCGAACCCGTCGTCGAACCCGAACTCCGGGCTCACCCAGGTGTTGTTCGACACCGCGACGGTCTGATAGCCAGTCGTTTGGAGGCGGGCCGCGAGCGTCGGTACCGCGGGATCGAACGATTTCGTGTCCGCGTCCGTCCCGTGCTCGGCGGTGTACTGGCCGGTGAACATCGACGCGTGCGACGGCAGCGTCCACGGCGCCGTCGCGAAGGCGTTCGTTACCCTCGCGCCCGCCTCGGCGATCGCGTTCAGGTTTGGCATGACGTGCGGATCGGTCGCGTTCGCGACGCGGGCCGTATCCATCACGACGAACACGACGTTCGGCCGGCGCTGTCCCATTCGTCGCCCGCTACGCGAGTCGACAGGAAAAAGCGAGTGGTCCGCCGGTCAGTCCGCCAGCCGCTCGAGCGCTCGGGTCGTCGCCTCGACGGTCGTTTCCCACCGGTGTTCGCGTTCGACGTACTCGCGCCCGTCGGGTCGTTCCTCGAGCGCCGTCGCGAGCCGCTCGGCCAGCTTCCCTGTCTCGCCGATCGGGGCGGTGTAGCCGCCGGCCTCGACGATCGATGTGATCTGTTCGAGGTCCGAGGTGACGACCGGGAGGCCGCTCGCCATCGCTTCGAGCACCGTCCGCGGGACGCCCTCGGCGCGGCTCGGCAGGACGAGCGCGTCGGCCGCCCGGTAGATCGCCGGCATCTCGTCGTACGGGCGCTGTCCGAGGAACGTCACCGCCCCCGTCAGCCCGCGCTCCGTGACGCTCGCTTCGAGCTCCTCGCGCAGCGGTCCGTCCCCGCAGAAATACAGGTGGACGTCCGGGTATCGCGCCCGCAGTTGCGCGACGGCGTCGAGCGCGTCCTGCGGTCGTTTCCCGTCGACGAGCCGCCCGACGAAGAGGACGGCCGGTCCCGGAGCGATGTGCTCGCTGCGCTCGCCCGCGGGCCGAAACCGGTCCGTATCGATTCCGTTCGGGATCACCTCGATCGGGGTCCGGACCCCGAGCTCGCGAAGGCGCGTTCGTTCGGTGTCGGTATAACAGAAGACGGTGTCAGCCCGATCGAACGTCCACCGGCCCGCCGTCCGGAGATACCACTCGAAGAGCTGTTGGGGGGCGTTCTGGGAGTACAGTCCGTGGTTGGTGATGGCCAGCGGTGGTCCCCCGACCGCCCGCCGGAGCGCCGCGAGGTTCGTCGAGAAGTACAGATGCGAATGGGCGTGCAACACGTCGTACGAGTCGAGCGTCGCCAACTCGCGGGCGATGCCCGTCGAGATATCGTTTCCCAGCAGGCTCGCCGTCGGCGAACGGCGGACGACGGTGTAGCCGTCACGCCGTTCGCGTCGCGGTCGGTCCGTGTGATCGACCGTCAGGACGGTCACGTCGTGGCCGCGTGCGGCCTGATCGCGGCTCAGCGCGTGGACGTGATACGGCCCCCCGCCCTTCACGTCGGGGTAGCACTTCTGTGCGATCCGAAGGAGCTTCACTGGCGGTTGCCTCCGACGGTACGAACCGTCCCCCTCATCGACTTTCCGACCCCTCGATCAGTAGCGAACGCACGCGAGTCACCACGAGCCGGACCTGCTGGAGCACGATGGCGACATCGAGCCGGGCCGACTGGCTGTCGATGTACTCGAGGTCGTAGTCGAGTTTCCTGCGAGGCTCCCTGCTCGAGGCGTCGTGGATCTGTGCGAGGCCGGTCAGACCCGGTTTGACGAACCAGCGGCACTTCCAGCCGGGAATGGCCGCCTCGAAGCGCCGTTCCTCGTCGATCCAGATCGCCCGCGGGCCGACCGCGCTCATCCGTCCGGTGAGGATCGACAGCAGCTGCGGGAGCTCGTCGAGGTTCGACTCGCGAAGCAGGCGGCCGGCCCGCGTGATTCGACCGTTCTCCTCGTCGCTGCCGAGATCGGTCGCCTCGCTGTCGCGCCGCATCGTCCGGAATTTCGGGACCGCGAACGTCTCGCCGAAGACGGCGGTTCGCTCCTGAACGTAGAAGACGGGCCCGGGACTGTCGAGTTTGACGGCGATCGCGATGAGCACGAACACCGGTGCGAGCAGCACGAGCCCAACGGCGGCGAACGCGACATCGAACAGGCGCTTCACGACGTGATCCTGCATGTTCCAGGGGTCCAGATCCACCACGATCAGTTCGTCGTCCTCGTCTTCGTCGCTCACGAAGACGTCGACGCCGTGGTCCGCGAACGTCTTTACCCGCACGCCGCGCTCGCGACAGAGCGTCAGTGTCCCGAAGAACTCCCCCCGGTCGGTCTCCGGCAGGGCGAGTAACACGGTGTCGATTCCGTGTTCGTCGAGGGCGGCGTCGATCCGCGAGAGTCCGCCGAGTCGTCCGACACTCGGGCGTGTGATCCCCCCGTCGGCGATCGCCATCGATCGGGACGCCGTCGTTCGTTCTACGCTTGCCGGCGAGAGATAGCCGACGACCGGCACGTCCGCCGCGGCGATCATCCGCTCGATCTGCGCGGCGTCCGTTCCGATAACAAGCGCTCGATCACGCCGTTCGACGGGCCGTGCGCGGACGACCGCCAGCCACACGGGCAGGACGATCAACAGCAGTCCTGTCGCCATCACGAGCGTCGTCTGCGGTACGGACACCCAGTTAAAATATCCGAGCGTCGCTAGGAGAACCGCGGCGCGGAGGACGCGCGTCTCGGTGTGGACGACCGTATCGAGTCGCCGGTCAGTCTGCGGGTCGGATAGCGTGAGGAACGACCCGACGACGACGGCGACGGCACTGACCAGCGCGATCGTGTCCGTCTGTCCCGGTCGGAGAAATGACGAACCATTGAGAAATGAGCGATATGTCGTGTCGATGACCTGAACTGGTGGACTGGTGGCGAGGCTAAAGGCTAGTGCCGTCAAGAGGAGCACCCCGCCCAGGTTCACGAGTCGATATCGCCACCCCATACGTTCGTTGTGTGTCGTCGTCGGGAGACGTATTTCTACCGAAGTCACTGCTTTGGTGTTTCTGTGGCTACTGTCGACAGTAGTTCATTTGCCGTCGTGTCCGTCTACTGTACTGCTTGGCATCAGTATAAGTCTCACCTGTAGTGGCGTCCTTTCCCCCGTTCTCGATGAGTGATCCGACCATTCCCGGTGGTCTTCGGCAGTCTTTTGCTCTCAGATTAGCGTCGATAGAGTGATGGACCTTCTCGTGACTGGGGGAGCAGGATTTATCGGCGGTCACCTCTCTGCACGGTTTCTCCGGCGTGGCCACGATGTGACTGTGCTCGATAATCTCGATCCGGACTACAACCACGATCTCAAACAACGTGTTCTCGAACGCTGTCGTCGATCGGCCGCCGAGGGGGATGGACGGTACGAACTGGTATTCGGGGACATTCGCGATGCGAAAACCGTAGAGAAGGCCGTTTCAACCGCTGATTACATCTTTCATCAGGCCGCTCAGACGGGCGTCCGCACCAGTGTCGAGATCCCGACCAAGCTCAACGAAACGAACGTGGACGGAACGATCAACGTCCTCGAAGCCGCTCGTAACAGCGATATCGAGCGGGTCGTCGTCGCGAGCTCCTCGTCCGTGTACGGCAAACCCCAGTACTTGCCCTACGACGAGGTCCATCCCACGACGCCGGTTAGCCCCTATGGCGTCTCGAAACTCGCGGCGGAGCAGTACGTCCGGGTGTATTCCGAGATCTATGGGCTGCCCACCGTGTCCCTGCGCTACTTCACCGTCTATGGCCCATGGATGCGCCCCAACATGGCGATCTCGAACTTCGTCTCGCGCTGTCTGCATGGAGAGTCGCCCGTCATCTACGGCGACGGCTCACAAACGCGGGATTTCACCTACGTCGACGACATCCTCTGGGCGAACGAACGGCTCCTCGAAACGGACGTTGCCGACGGGGAGATCATGAACGTCGGCAGTACCGACAACATCGATATCAAAACGCTCGCGGAGGTCGTTCGCGATCAGCTCGCCCCCGAACTCGAGCTCCAGTACGGCGAGCGAAACGAGGCCGACGCCGAACACACCCATGCCGACATCTCGAAAGCCAACGAACTGCTGGGCTACGAACCGACGACGGACATTCGCGAGGGCGTCTCGAAGTTCATCGAGTGGTATCGAGCGAACGAGGGCTGGTACGATCCGCTGGTTCGGAATTCGTAGTCAGGACACTGTCACGCCACTGATTCAGTTCCCCTGGGCAATGGAGAACGTAGCCCAGCAAACGTCAGGTAGCCCTGTGACCCCCACGTTCGCTCATAGAGGTAGTACGTTCCCGTCTTCACGACGTTCGTTACGCGACCGATATTCAGCGCATCGCTCACATCTCCGATGATCAGCCAAGCACCGCTGACTGTGAGTGATCCGCCGACTCCCTCCACTTCGATCCGTCCTCGGCCCTGGGTGCGTTCGCTGCGTCGATATCCTTCATCTTCAATCGTACGGTAGAGCCCGTCTCTGACGAAGAAAGCGGCGATATTGCGATGGGATCCGCCAACTTATCCACGGGACGATTCTCGGTGAAAACGACTGGCTTCGTCATGGAGTGGACATGCACGCCGACGGTACAACCGAACGGAACTTCTCCCCTTGCTACTGGACGCAGGACCGTTTTCAGTCCAGCTTCGCGTCGTCCAGTGGCCCCGAGGCGCTTGGTCGAAGCGACCGGTGTCGACCGTCTCGGCCGCCGGAATCATGCCGGTCGTGATACGGTATGACGACTCCCTCGTCCGAAACGGTCGATCTCTCGACGCGGGCCTACGAGGAGCTCGGTTTCTCGCGATGGTGGCAACTCGTCGCCACAGCCGTGATGATGGGGCTCGTCAGTCCGTACAAATACGTCTGGACGGCGATTCAGGAGCCCCTCGCCAGGGATCTCGGGCTC
This is a stretch of genomic DNA from Halalkalicoccus subterraneus. It encodes these proteins:
- a CDS encoding sulfatase family protein, whose product is MGQRRPNVVFVVMDTARVANATDPHVMPNLNAIAEAGARVTNAFATAPWTLPSHASMFTGQYTAEHGTDADTKSFDPAVPTLAARLQTTGYQTVAVSNNTWVSPEFGFDDGFEEFLVGWELLAGGTDLASISKSETGFVDRTRAVLGELRAEGGHRTLVNALYTRFLRRAYDDGAWMTNYRIGRWLEQQREPDRPFFLFVNYLEPHLQYDPPRRFRERFVSEERATDVNQDAWAYVTGLTDMSDREFETLEALYEAELNYLDHRIGRLYDRLNHHELLEDTVLVLVGDHGENIGDHGLMDHQYSLHDSLLHVPLVMHYPERIDAGTTVSDLVELRDLYPTILDLAGVATPTAETVSTTGILSDGASRERVIAEYLTPQPSMEALERTLGTLPASARRYDRALRSIRTDEWKLIEASDGKHELYRIDEDPDETIDLAAEREDVRDRLCERLYEERGPRSFEGESKSETNTSMAAATRERLDDLGYLQ
- a CDS encoding glycosyltransferase family 4 protein; this translates as MKLLRIAQKCYPDVKGGGPYHVHALSRDQAARGHDVTVLTVDHTDRPRRERRDGYTVVRRSPTASLLGNDISTGIARELATLDSYDVLHAHSHLYFSTNLAALRRAVGGPPLAITNHGLYSQNAPQQLFEWYLRTAGRWTFDRADTVFCYTDTERTRLRELGVRTPIEVIPNGIDTDRFRPAGERSEHIAPGPAVLFVGRLVDGKRPQDALDAVAQLRARYPDVHLYFCGDGPLREELEASVTERGLTGAVTFLGQRPYDEMPAIYRAADALVLPSRAEGVPRTVLEAMASGLPVVTSDLEQITSIVEAGGYTAPIGETGKLAERLATALEERPDGREYVEREHRWETTVEATTRALERLAD
- a CDS encoding sugar transferase encodes the protein MGWRYRLVNLGGVLLLTALAFSLATSPPVQVIDTTYRSFLNGSSFLRPGQTDTIALVSAVAVVVGSFLTLSDPQTDRRLDTVVHTETRVLRAAVLLATLGYFNWVSVPQTTLVMATGLLLIVLPVWLAVVRARPVERRDRALVIGTDAAQIERMIAAADVPVVGYLSPASVERTTASRSMAIADGGITRPSVGRLGGLSRIDAALDEHGIDTVLLALPETDRGEFFGTLTLCRERGVRVKTFADHGVDVFVSDEDEDDELIVVDLDPWNMQDHVVKRLFDVAFAAVGLVLLAPVFVLIAIAVKLDSPGPVFYVQERTAVFGETFAVPKFRTMRRDSEATDLGSDEENGRITRAGRLLRESNLDELPQLLSILTGRMSAVGPRAIWIDEERRFEAAIPGWKCRWFVKPGLTGLAQIHDASSREPRRKLDYDLEYIDSQSARLDVAIVLQQVRLVVTRVRSLLIEGSESR
- a CDS encoding GDP-mannose 4,6-dehydratase — its product is MDLLVTGGAGFIGGHLSARFLRRGHDVTVLDNLDPDYNHDLKQRVLERCRRSAAEGDGRYELVFGDIRDAKTVEKAVSTADYIFHQAAQTGVRTSVEIPTKLNETNVDGTINVLEAARNSDIERVVVASSSSVYGKPQYLPYDEVHPTTPVSPYGVSKLAAEQYVRVYSEIYGLPTVSLRYFTVYGPWMRPNMAISNFVSRCLHGESPVIYGDGSQTRDFTYVDDILWANERLLETDVADGEIMNVGSTDNIDIKTLAEVVRDQLAPELELQYGERNEADAEHTHADISKANELLGYEPTTDIREGVSKFIEWYRANEGWYDPLVRNS
- a CDS encoding DUF2061 domain-containing protein — its product is MEGVGGSLTVSGAWLIIGDVSDALNIGRVTNVVKTGTYYLYERTWGSQGYLTFAGLRSPLPRGTESVA